The Magnolia sinica isolate HGM2019 chromosome 10, MsV1, whole genome shotgun sequence genome includes a window with the following:
- the LOC131257592 gene encoding uncharacterized protein LOC131257592, giving the protein MNFIALNSLYRYRMGLRNLFKSERYMEWNQKKTEGVKTCSNIVLSDAFWDKVHNVVFFLYPMYKVLRAVDNEMWPSMGSMYELMRIMRQGIMTTIPTSYQWVIDIIDRRWTGTLEHPLHQAVYYLNPKFHYKRRLHENKDLTMAVHEAFERLFPESTTQADFGNQLLRFRDARGTFSSALAKALTETMISCEYGNIIR; this is encoded by the exons ATGAACTTCATTGCACTTAACAGCTTATACAGGTACCGCATGGGTCTCAGAAATTTGTTCAAATCCGAGAGATACATGGAGTGGAATCAGAAGAAGACTGAGGGTGTAAAGACATGTTCAAATATAGTGCTTTCCGATGCCTTCTGGGATAAAGTTCATAACGTTGTTTTCTTCCTGTATCCGatgtacaaggtcctacgagccgtagataatgagatgtggccttcgatggggtcaatgtatgagcttatgagaattatgagacAGGGGATAATGACTACAATCCCCACTTCGTATCAGTGggtgatcgatatcatcgatcgtcGATGGACTGGGACTCTCgagcatccactccaccaagcTG TATACtacctgaatcccaaatttcattataaacgTCGGCTCCATGAGAATAAAGATTTGACGATGGCCGTCCACGAGGCGTTCGAACGATTGTTCCCAGAATCAACAACGCAAGCAGATTTCGGTAACCAA TTGCTGCGGTTTAGGGATGCGAGGGGTACGTTCTCATCCGCACTAGCAAAAGCATTGACTGAAACGATGATATCATGTgagtatggtaacataattaggtaa